In Candidatus Bathyarchaeota archaeon A05DMB-5, the genomic window TGTCTCAAACAGTCATAACGGTTTCGGGTTTAACAAAATATTATGGAGAATTTAAGGCGTTAGATTCGGTTTCTTTCACAGTGGATAAAAGTTGGGTTTACGGTTATCTGGGTCCAAATGGTGCAGGAAAAACAACCACAATAAGAACCATGCTGGGTCTGTTAAAACCCGGCCAAGGCGAAGTTCAAATAGCAAACGTCAACCCATTAGAAGACCCGGTGAATGCTCTCAAAATCGTGGGGTACGCTCCAGAGTTGCCAACCCTTCAAGCTTTTTTCACTGGAGAGCAATTGTTGGATTTAATGGGTAAAATGTATGGTCTATCAACACAAGAAAGAAAGGAAAGAATAAGCAAGCTCCTCGAAACTGTGGGCTTGCAAGATTGGGGAAACGTAAAAATTGGAAAGTACAGCAAAGGCATGGTTCAGAGATTGTCAGTAGCTTTGGCTCTTGTTGGCGACCCGTTGGTTCTCATCATGGATGAGCCAACGATAGGTATGGACCCGGAAGCTACAGCGCACTTCCGAAATTTGTTTGCAAGTCTTTCCAAAGAAGGGAAAACAGTTTTTATTTCTTCTCATCTCTTGGATGAGGTTCAACGCATATGCACCCATATTGGAATGATTAACAGGGGAAGGCTAGTATTCAGTGGCCCCATATCGCAGGTTTTGGAAGCATTCACAGAAAAGTGGATTGTGGAAGTTGAGCTGGAAAAAATTACTGAAGAAGTGGTTTCAGCCATAAGAAGACTTGATTATGTTGAGAATGTGAAGATTAACGGAAATAAGTTAATGATATTGCTGAAGGAAAAGAAGGATTTGCGTGGTGAAATATCCTCAGAAATCTTTAAACACAAAGGAGTTTTGCTGGGCTTAAACCTTCAAAAAGCCACCTTAGAAGACGCATATCTTCAAGCTTTGAAAGGAGGCGAATAAATGAACGCCATGCAAAGGATAGCCGTGATACTTTGGTATGAGTGGAGAAGAGCCTTAGCAAAGAAATGGGTAATAGTGCTATCTATTCTAGCCATAGTTTTTGAAGCGCTACCGTTCATCGCCCTCTCTCAAATTCCATTTTCCTATCTTCCAGAAGAAACTAGAGAAAACATGTGGGTCGTAGGTGTCTTAAACGGTCAAAGCCTTTTCGTCCAACTCATAGCGATACAGATTGCCGGAAGCTCAATGTCAGAAGAATATGAACAAGGAACAGCTGATGTATTGCTTTCAAAACCCATTACGAGGGCAGAGTTTCTTGCCGGGAAATTCTTCGGTGGTTTTCTCTTATTATGTTTAGTGGAAACTATCACAACAATTACTGGCGTGGTTTTATCTTTTGTTTTCTTCGGGATTCAGCGGAACATTCATTTTGTTCCGCTCATATTTGCAGCAATCATTTACGCTTCACTTGTATTCTACTCTTTAACATTCATGTTCAGCGAAGTTCTCAGAAGAAGTAACCTTGCCATGTTTGCTGGTTTCGGCGTATTTTTAGTTTCGGAAATAGTGGGCACCTATCTGCTTTTCTTACCAGGGCAGTTTTACAGGGACCTTAGTCAACTACTCCCCACATGGAGTGCAACAGCTCTTCCTACAAGTTTGGCGATGGATCTTAATTTATTTCCCGGTGGCGGGTTTGTAAGTGGTTTAACATTCACAACTGTTGGAGACGTTAAACTTGCGACTGTCATAATAGCGATTTACACCACCATTTTTGTTGCGTTAACTTATCTCAGATTTGTTAGGTCTGATGTGACGAAAAAAGCTGCCTAGTCCACCTACAATTAATCTTCTGTTTTGCTTACAACTCAAGACAAGGTATAAGTACGTGAATTGTTCATAAAACCGAAAATGCAAGAGGAGAAAAAGCATGGAGAAAACGAAAATTGTGGAAAATGTCGCCTTTAACATTCTAAAACAAGCCGTAATTTACCTGCCAGACGACGTTAAACAAGCATTAAAGAAGGCTTATGCGGAAGAAACAAGCGAAGTCGGCAATACCCAGCTGAAGGCAATTCTGGACAACATTGAACTCGCCGAAAAATACCAAGCGCCTGTTTGCCAAGACACTGGCACAATAATATTCTATATAAAAGCTGGTTCGAAAGCCAAAGACCTTGACAAAATCGAAGAGGCACTAGTAAATGCCGTGCGAAAAGCCACAAAAGAAATTCCGCTGCGCCCAAACGCCGTTGACCCATTCACACAGAAAAACAGCGGAGACAACACAGGAAGGTTCATACCACACGTGAACTGGGAAATCGTACCCGGCGACAGCATAGAATTAACTGTTATGACGAAAGGCGGAGGCTCCGAAAACGTCTGCGTAACAGGAATGCTCGTGCCCGGCGAAGGAATAAAAGGACTGAAAAGGTTCGTCATAGACGCCGTGATAAAGGCTGGAGCGCAACCGTGCCCGCCGACAATTTTGGGCATTGCAATGGGAGGCGGAGCCGACATTTCCATGAAACTGGCTAAGAAGGCGCTTCTCAAGCCCTTAAACGAGCCTAATTCAAACCCGGAAATTGCCAAGCTTGAGAAAGAAATTTTCGAAGCTGCAAACATGACTGGAATCGGACCGATGGGACTTGGCGGAAAAACAACCGTGTTAGGCGTGCACATTGACTATGCTTTTAGGCATCCAGCATCGTTTCCCGCAGCCGTCGCATTTAACTGTTGGGCTGCAAGACGAGCTTCTGCAAGGATTAATGCAGACGGAACCGTGGAATATCTAACTCATAAACTGAAATAGTGAGGTGAAAAAGCATGGCTGTTTACCATCTTAAAACGCCAATCTCGGAAGAAGAGATTCGCAAACTCAAAGTGAACGACGTAATATACATAACTGGCACAATAGTGACCGCCCGTGATCAAGCGCACAGAAGAGCCCTCGAATATCACAGCCAAGGCAAACCTTTACCGCTTAACCTTGAAGGACTAGCCGTTTTCCATTGCGGTCCAGTCGTGAGCAAGGAAGGCGAAAAATGGATTGCCGTTGCCGCTGGACCAACAACAAGCACGAGGATGGACATTTTTGAAGACGAATTCATAAAGAATTTTAAAGTGCGTGTGGTAATAGGCAAGGGTGGAATGGGCAAAAAAACAACAGACGCAATGGCAAAGTATGGCGCTGTTTATGGCGCTTTCACCGGAGGAGCCGCAATACTAGCTGCTAAAGCCATAAAAAACGTCAAAAGCGCCGAATGGCTTGATTTAGGCACGCCAGAAGCCTTATGGGTTTTTGAGGTTGAAAATTTTGGACCTTTGGCTGTGGCTATCGACTCTCATGGAAACAACATTTTCATGGATGTCGCAAAGAAGGTCGAAGAGAACAAGCAGAAGATTTATCAGAAACTTGGAATTTAACGCCTCTCCATTTTTCTTAATTTCTGTTTTTGATTTTTGATAGTTAATTACGATTTTGTTTAGTGTATCAGAAGATTTAATATGTTTTTCAACAATCACGTAAACGGGGCCAGAGTCATGCTCAAGAACTTTAAAGAGAAGATGACCCTTTCCGGAATAATTGTACTAATGATTGGCGTAGCCTTGCTAATAGCCACTTTCATAAGCGCCTATGGATTTCTAACGCAAAGTCTTTCAATTTTGACTTCAAGCGACTTGGTCGGGGTCTTCGGCGAGGCACTAGCTCCTCTAATTGCGACGTGCATAAGAATAATGTATCTTGGAGTGATGGGCTGGATAGGCTCACTGCTCACAATAAGAGGCGTAACATTACTAGTCAACGCGCCAAAAACCGAAGTTGCCGCTCCTCAAAAACCAGCCATAACCACACCGCAACCAAAACCAGCACCTCAGAAAGGAAAAGTTGAACCGCAAAAAGAACAGAAGCCAGAAGCTAAGCCTTCAGAGCCAGAGTTTGTCGTCATACCACCAGAACAAGTAGCCCAACCCCAATCGCAACCGCAACCACAGCCACAAGCTGAACAAAAAGAGCAGCAGAAAAACAATTCTTCTCCCCAACAATCCAATCAATAAACGCCTTTGTAAAACGCCGGAAAAGGAATAACTATGCAAATACCAATTCGAATAATAGGCGTAGCCACAACAATTTTCTGGATTTTTCTAATCATATTTGCAATAACCGCAGTTTACTCCGTTAAAGATGTAAGTTTCGAGTTCGGCGAACCACAGATGAACCTCACCGAGGATGGCGAAATGGTTTTTTCTCTTCCAGTAACAATCACAAACAAGGGCTTTTACAACATTGGATTTTTCAACGTGACAACCAAAGTTTCAGACGAGAACGGACATGTAATTGCTGAAGGTTCTTCATCTACACCACTCATTAAGAGCGGTGAAAAAGTAACTGCAATCCATAACATGACAGTCAATTTTAGCGATTTGATGCAGAACAACCAAAACTACCTTTTCAACGACACTGAACTGAAAATTTTCACCGCATTAGGCATGGGTATTGCACAAGCGATTCCAGTTCAAGCCTCAACAAACATGTCTATTCCGTGGGGCGCACCACTCTATAATTTCATGTTAGGAACACCAGAGCATGTAGCATTTAACTCGACACACGCGCGGGTTACGGTGCCGGTGAGCTTTGAGAACCACGCATTCTTCGATGTCACAGGAACCATGCAAGTTAAAATGTATAATAACGCTGACTTGCTCGTGAGCGAAAGCCAAACCGCTGTTGACGCTTTACAGCATTCTTTCTATGAGGGTTATGTGGAGTTTTACGTGCCAACAACAAGGCTGACCCATACTGGATATTTTGAAGTTTACTTTCTAACTCCCGTTTTCAATTATGGACCCTTGGTGATTCCATATGGTTGAAGCAACTAATAATCTGAAGACAAAACTTAAGAAATTCACGTTCAAAGCCTTAAAGGCAACAGTGAAAGGCGTCATTTTTTACGTTGTATACTTTGTTTTATGGACAATGTTTTTAGCACAAGCAGCCACTTTAGTTCCTGGCTTGCAACAAGTTATTGAAGCCTTCGTCATGGTGTATGTTGTTTTAATAGTTATTGGCGAGCTTACTTCTGGAACAATCTACCGATTCTTTTTTGATGCAGCAAAAGCCTTGTTTGTCATAGGCTACTTGATTTTCTCTTTGAAAGGCGGCGTGATTGATTTTTCCTTCGAAAACATAAACTTGCTTGTCGACCTCAGAGTATTCTTGTCAATCGCTATACTCCTCAGCCTTTTGGGATTGGCAAAGTCCGTGCTTGGCGCTATCAACTTCATGAGCGAAAAAGCAGAAATTGCATACGTCTAGTTTTACTCGTCCCTATCTTGTTTAAGCTCTCGACTCATTAGATAAGCGTCTTCTCCATCAGCGTAGTAACCGTGAATTGTGCGAGTTACTTGAAAACCAAGCTTCTTGTAAAGGCTTATCGCTTGAGTGTTAGTTACTCTCACTTCCAGAAAACACTGTTTTGCATTATACAATCGCATGCCTTCCATGGCTTTGCTGACTAAAGCTTCTCCAATACCCTTGCGTCTGTATTGAGGCAGAACAGCCACTGAAACGATGTGTCCCTTTTTCACTAAGCCCTTGAAACCAAAATTTGACAAGCCTAACTCCATGCGGCACATTATGTAGCCTACAACTTCGCCGTTTTCTTCTGCGACAATGAAAGTTTCTGGGAATCTCTGGTGCAAATCGATGAAGAAGAAGTCTGTGTAGTTTTCTGGCAGACAAACCATGTTAATGTGCACTACGCTTCGAAGGTCGTTCATTGTGAATTTGCGCAGTTTAAAGGTTTGCTGCAAGTTTTCGTCTCCCCGTTTGTCTTATTGCATAAACTAGAGAAGAGTTAATCAATTTTCCGTTTTTAACTGTTCGCTGGGATGGTTTGTTCTTCGGTTATTTTGACTTCGGGTAAAGTGAAGTTTCCATAGGGCATAACCCAAACTCTCGCGTTTTTTCCAGCAATGTTGAAAGCATCGTTTAAAGCGTCATTCACTGCTCTGGCAGTTTTCAACTTGAAAATGCTCGTGGCATAATAGTCTGGCATGGCGGAGACCAAAATTATCTGAACCTTTTGCAAAGCCTTCATGAGATAATAGGCTTTGTGTCCACCCAAAACAAAATTGCGTTTAATCTCCTTCTCAACAGCCTTCAAATCTTTAAATTTAACCATCCAATCATAAAACACTTGGTTTCCATGTCCTTCCGGGCATTCGGCAACCAAAATTATCACACCGCCGCGTTTAACGACTTCCAAAGCGCTGTCAACGCCCTTGTAAGCTTGGAAAAGGTTTAGGTCTGCGGGTTCGCCGCCGGGGCTCACGACAACTATGTCTGCTTTGCGGTCCACGGTTACGCGGTACATTTCATCAACGACTTTGACTCCTTCGTAAAAGGCTTGTTCTAAGTCACCTGCGAAGGCTTTGACGATTTCGCCTTTGCTGTTTGCTACAACGTTTAGAATGAAGTCTACCCTGGCTAATTTTGCAGCTTCAATCATGTCCTCGTGGACTGGATTTCCTTTTAGAACGCCAGTTTTTGCGTCTGGATGTAGAATCATGGCATGATTGTTCTTTATTGTTTCTTCACCTGAAACTCCGGGCAAGACGCTTTTTCTTCCGCCGCCATAACCAGCATAATAATGAAAACCTACGTCACCAGTCAGTATCCTCACGTCTGCTTCGGCGAAAACACGGTTCAAATACACTTTAGTTCCGTATTTCGGCGTTGTGCCAACATAAACTAAATCTTGAGCTTTGCAATTGTGACTTATTGCTTTCACACGGTTAAGAACAGCTTCGCCTAACAATTTGACGGCTTCTTCTTGAGTTACAGCCCTATGGGTTCCACAAGCAAAAATTACGGTTATATTTTCATCTTTAACTCCAACAGTGTTCAACTCATCCAATACTGGCGGAACCATAAGATGGCTCGGTGCAGGTCTGGTTGCGTCGTCAACAACTATCGCCACTTTATGCTCTGGCTTAACAATTTCGCTTAATTTTTTTGAGCCAACAGGTTCTTTTAAGGCTCTTTCAATTTCAGCTTTAGCGTCTGGCACGCCGGGTTTCTCGTGTGGTTCTATTGTGCCAAGAAAGTTTCGCGTGGGGATTCTTACGCAGACTTCTGTTTTTCCATAGGGAAGCCAAACGTCAACCATAAGGACACCACTTTGAATATTGAAACACACAAACAGCAACTATTAAGCCTTTATCACAGCACAAGTTCTTTAAAACATAAACACGCTAATTATATGATTGTGAGGAATCACACATGTCAATCGAAAAATCTCCCGCAAAAAACGAAATCCTCTTCGTATGGTTTAATCGCTACGCCGGAGTAACCCTGAAAACTCCATCCAAAACATTCGTAATAGATCCTGTTGATGTTAAAGCCAAAAATTTCCAGAACGTAGACGCAATATTAATCACGCATGAACATTATGACCACTTGGACCAGTCGCTAATTTCAGAAATTCACAAACTAACACAGTGCATGGTCGTGGCAGACCCAACATCCGCAAGAAAACTGCGAAATACAATTCCTTCAGAAAAACTGCAAGAAGTTCAGCCTGGCTCAGAAATCAAAATTGGCGAAGTCTCCGTAAAAGCGGAAAAATGCAACCATCCACCAGCAACCACACCCACAACCTTCATAATCACAAGCGAGGACGGCGTCAAAGTTTTCCACACAGCAGACAGCCTACCCTTTCCAGAAATGGCAAGTATGAGTGAAAAAGAAAAATTTGATGTAGTCTTCTGCACCGTCGGAATAGCGCCCGGTGCATCTCCCGAAACTGGTGTGGAAATTGTAAGATTGACGAAACCTAAAGTAGCCGTTCCATACCACACAGGCTCACCCGCAGACCAGAAGAAATTTGCTGAATTATTAAAGAAGGAAATGCCCAAAGTCAACTGTTTAATACCGGAGGTTGGCAAAATCTACCAAGTAGGAAAAAGGACGTGACACAGTGCCAGCGACAAAAGACAAAGAAACCGTCAAAATCGAAATCTGCAAAATTCTAAACAAAATAGGCGCTTTACAGTTTGGAGCCTTCAAACTTACGAGCGGAAAAATAAGCCCATACTATATAGACTTGCGCATAGTGCCAAGCTTTCCAGACGCTTTCAAAGAAATCTGCAACTTCTGCGTGGATTTCATTAAAACAGAAGTGAACACAAAAAACTTTGAAAGAATAGCCGGCATCCCCGTAGCAGGCATTCCCTTTGCATCCATAATCTCTTACAGTTTACAGAAACCATTCATTTACGTCCGTAAAGGCGCACGCTTACACGGAAGACAAAGAAGAATCGAAGGAATCCTAGCACCCGGAGACCACATACTGCTAGTTGACGACTTAATCACGACCGGTTTATCTTTAAAGAAAGCAGCAAAAGCAATAACCGCTGAAGGTGGTGTTGTAACTGACGCGGTTGTGCTTCTTGATAGGGAAGAAGGCGGAAAAGGAAAACTGGCAAAAAGCGGAATAAAACTGCACTCGCTTATCAACATTCACGAAATAGCCAACAAACTGTATGAGACCGGCGTCATAGATGAGGAACAACTAAAAACCATTTTGAAACAAATCAAAAAGAGATAAAAAAAGCTAAGAAATGTAGATTTTAATGGTTTACTCGTAGAATATGAGTTGCTGCTCTTCCAGTATATTATGGAGTTTATGCACCGCGTCATAAACATCCTGTTCTTTCTTCGCCCCAGTGCAAACCAACTTTCCACTTGCAAACAACAATATGACAACCTTCGGCCCATCCATCCTGTAAATGAGCCCAGGAAACTGTTCAGGCTCATACATTGTCTTTCCAAGCGTGTACGCTGACTTTTCCAAGTCAATCATTCCGCCTAGGCTTGCAGACGCCACAATGTTCTGTATTTTCAGCTCCGGCTTACTAATGATTATTATGCCGCCTTTCTTCAGTTCCTTAATCACTTTCATGACAGCCCTGCGCGCTTCCTTCTCTGATTTTGCACCGGTGCAAACCATCTTTCCAGAGTTGAAAATCAGCGTAGCCGTCTTCGGCCGCTTAAGCCTAAACACTAACCCTGGAAACTGTTCTGGACGGTATTCCACGCCTGGATAACCTTTCACAACCGCGTTCAAATCAACTTTCTGATTCAAGGTTGCAGAAGCAACCACGTTTTCTATGTTTATTTGAGCTTTAACTTTCGGCATGAACATCACTTCTTATAGTGAATGCTTAAATACCCTTTATAAAGCATTAGGTGGAAAATTCAACCTTGCTCATCAAACTACACATTACAGTTTTTGCTTTAATTGGGCACTAGCCATTTTAGGATGTTTCTATAATTGCCCTAACTAAACCTCCAACTAAGCCTCCAGCAGCTGCTACAACTACACCGAAAATGTTCAATAGTATCGCCACAATTCTTATGGCAAGATCAAGCGCTTCACTCACAAATCCAACTACGAACTCGCCAAGCGGCACAAGCCCACTTATCAAAAGCATTGTGGCCATTACTCCGCCAGCGATTCCTGCAAGAAAACCTGCAAAAGCTCCTTTACGCATTCCACTCCCAACTATTAATCCTGCAAGAAACCCTCCTGCTAAATGAGCAATTATTGGAAGAAAGCCCCCGCAAAAAACGATAACAAGAAACCCCACAGAAAATCCAAGAAAAAAGCTACTTAATTCGCCGTTATTTTTCGTCTCAGCGTCTTTTATTAATGGTTTCATGTGCGTCCATTTCTGTTCTTTCTGAGTTTTGGAATCAAAAGTTTCACAATTATTATGGCAAATATTAAGATCATTACTACGAGCATTCCAAAATAGCTAGATACAAAAAATACTAGGTGACCAATCCAAGGGACTCTAAAAATAACTTTGCCGATCAGAAGCTTTTCCGAAATCATGCCGTTCCAAGTGTAGTTTCCACTGTAATCAGACCAAATGTCATATTCTCTTTCGCTTAACTGTTCAGGCCATTTATGTATTCCTTTTCCGTCACTTTTCGTCTGGAAATATACAGTGCCGTTCACTTCTGTTTTTGCTACAACTCGCGTTATGACTAGTCCGCTTTCTGGAGAAGGACCCGCTTGTGGCACACGAAACACTACTATGTCGCTGTTGGGATATTCAGAGTTAACATTTTCCGCGTCTACCCCTTGAACCACTATTACGTCTCCTCTGTGCAGCGTATGTTCAAAGGGATGCGTAAAACCATCACATGAAACTTGCACAGTGCACATGTCACCTGAAGAAACAATAAGCAGAGGCTGTTCTGTGTTTAACGCAAATTTTAAGGTGAACCAAAAACCCAAAAGTCCAACAGCCAACAATAAAAGGAATATAACAATTTTTAGAAATCTTTTTTTGCGGGCTCCTTCGAGTTTTGCAAAACCTATTTTGCGTGGTTTTGACTGCATATTCCTAAGTGTACTATTCTGTTAATATAGGCTTTTGAGCTTCAATAACGGTTTTCGCCTTTTTCTTATGCCTCAGAAATTTCATCAGTTCCCAAACGTCCACCACTATCAAAAGAATTATTGCAGCTTGAGCCCACGAGAAGGTTGCAACACCCAATCTTATTCCCTCATGCGAGCCGTCACTTACGTTAGCGTTGATTGTGTATGTTAGGAAATTGGAAATTAGATAAACTTCGTGAACGTTGCTGAAATCGTGGTGAAACTCTACGTCAGGATACATCCCATGAATTGGAACGTTTTGCGCTGGGTTGGCTCCTGGCTGCCAGAAAGTGAAGGCTCCCCATAAACTAAAGGCTATGAAAGTTATGATTAGTATGTTTATGACAAGAAGATAAACCATGCTTAGGCTGATTTTTCCAAACAGTTTCTTTTCTTTCCATGTTTCTGTTTTTTCGCCTTGTTTTTCTTCTTTTTCACTTTCGAAGGGAAACATCAGAAACAACACTATTATAATGATAATTATGATTGTGAACAAATACATGTTTGCCTTCGACTGCATAAGCAGCGCTAAATTGCCAACCCAGGGAATTTTTCCTACAACTTTTCCGACAAGTAAGGATGCGGGCCAAGGAGAAAATTGGTCTTTTTCTCCAGGAACGTTGTCTCCTTTTGTGTAGATTATATAGCCACTAGTGGTGTTTTCTATTTTGACGGCTCTGTGGACAATAAGGTCTTCTGGTTTAGATTTGTTTCTGAAGACGACAATGTCTCCGTCGAGGTAGTT contains:
- a CDS encoding ABC transporter ATP-binding protein, whose translation is MSQTVITVSGLTKYYGEFKALDSVSFTVDKSWVYGYLGPNGAGKTTTIRTMLGLLKPGQGEVQIANVNPLEDPVNALKIVGYAPELPTLQAFFTGEQLLDLMGKMYGLSTQERKERISKLLETVGLQDWGNVKIGKYSKGMVQRLSVALALVGDPLVLIMDEPTIGMDPEATAHFRNLFASLSKEGKTVFISSHLLDEVQRICTHIGMINRGRLVFSGPISQVLEAFTEKWIVEVELEKITEEVVSAIRRLDYVENVKINGNKLMILLKEKKDLRGEISSEIFKHKGVLLGLNLQKATLEDAYLQALKGGE
- a CDS encoding ABC transporter permease subunit, with product MNAMQRIAVILWYEWRRALAKKWVIVLSILAIVFEALPFIALSQIPFSYLPEETRENMWVVGVLNGQSLFVQLIAIQIAGSSMSEEYEQGTADVLLSKPITRAEFLAGKFFGGFLLLCLVETITTITGVVLSFVFFGIQRNIHFVPLIFAAIIYASLVFYSLTFMFSEVLRRSNLAMFAGFGVFLVSEIVGTYLLFLPGQFYRDLSQLLPTWSATALPTSLAMDLNLFPGGGFVSGLTFTTVGDVKLATVIIAIYTTIFVALTYLRFVRSDVTKKAA
- a CDS encoding fumarate hydratase, with the protein product MEKTKIVENVAFNILKQAVIYLPDDVKQALKKAYAEETSEVGNTQLKAILDNIELAEKYQAPVCQDTGTIIFYIKAGSKAKDLDKIEEALVNAVRKATKEIPLRPNAVDPFTQKNSGDNTGRFIPHVNWEIVPGDSIELTVMTKGGGSENVCVTGMLVPGEGIKGLKRFVIDAVIKAGAQPCPPTILGIAMGGGADISMKLAKKALLKPLNEPNSNPEIAKLEKEIFEAANMTGIGPMGLGGKTTVLGVHIDYAFRHPASFPAAVAFNCWAARRASARINADGTVEYLTHKLK
- a CDS encoding fumarate hydratase, giving the protein MAVYHLKTPISEEEIRKLKVNDVIYITGTIVTARDQAHRRALEYHSQGKPLPLNLEGLAVFHCGPVVSKEGEKWIAVAAGPTTSTRMDIFEDEFIKNFKVRVVIGKGGMGKKTTDAMAKYGAVYGAFTGGAAILAAKAIKNVKSAEWLDLGTPEALWVFEVENFGPLAVAIDSHGNNIFMDVAKKVEENKQKIYQKLGI
- the rimI gene encoding ribosomal protein S18-alanine N-acetyltransferase — translated: MNDLRSVVHINMVCLPENYTDFFFIDLHQRFPETFIVAEENGEVVGYIMCRMELGLSNFGFKGLVKKGHIVSVAVLPQYRRKGIGEALVSKAMEGMRLYNAKQCFLEVRVTNTQAISLYKKLGFQVTRTIHGYYADGEDAYLMSRELKQDRDE
- the larA gene encoding nickel-dependent lactate racemase, giving the protein MVDVWLPYGKTEVCVRIPTRNFLGTIEPHEKPGVPDAKAEIERALKEPVGSKKLSEIVKPEHKVAIVVDDATRPAPSHLMVPPVLDELNTVGVKDENITVIFACGTHRAVTQEEAVKLLGEAVLNRVKAISHNCKAQDLVYVGTTPKYGTKVYLNRVFAEADVRILTGDVGFHYYAGYGGGRKSVLPGVSGEETIKNNHAMILHPDAKTGVLKGNPVHEDMIEAAKLARVDFILNVVANSKGEIVKAFAGDLEQAFYEGVKVVDEMYRVTVDRKADIVVVSPGGEPADLNLFQAYKGVDSALEVVKRGGVIILVAECPEGHGNQVFYDWMVKFKDLKAVEKEIKRNFVLGGHKAYYLMKALQKVQIILVSAMPDYYATSIFKLKTARAVNDALNDAFNIAGKNARVWVMPYGNFTLPEVKITEEQTIPANS
- a CDS encoding MBL fold metallo-hydrolase, translated to MSIEKSPAKNEILFVWFNRYAGVTLKTPSKTFVIDPVDVKAKNFQNVDAILITHEHYDHLDQSLISEIHKLTQCMVVADPTSARKLRNTIPSEKLQEVQPGSEIKIGEVSVKAEKCNHPPATTPTTFIITSEDGVKVFHTADSLPFPEMASMSEKEKFDVVFCTVGIAPGASPETGVEIVRLTKPKVAVPYHTGSPADQKKFAELLKKEMPKVNCLIPEVGKIYQVGKRT
- a CDS encoding orotate phosphoribosyltransferase — encoded protein: MPATKDKETVKIEICKILNKIGALQFGAFKLTSGKISPYYIDLRIVPSFPDAFKEICNFCVDFIKTEVNTKNFERIAGIPVAGIPFASIISYSLQKPFIYVRKGARLHGRQRRIEGILAPGDHILLVDDLITTGLSLKKAAKAITAEGGVVTDAVVLLDREEGGKGKLAKSGIKLHSLINIHEIANKLYETGVIDEEQLKTILKQIKKR
- a CDS encoding TATA-box-binding protein, whose product is MPKVKAQINIENVVASATLNQKVDLNAVVKGYPGVEYRPEQFPGLVFRLKRPKTATLIFNSGKMVCTGAKSEKEARRAVMKVIKELKKGGIIIISKPELKIQNIVASASLGGMIDLEKSAYTLGKTMYEPEQFPGLIYRMDGPKVVILLFASGKLVCTGAKKEQDVYDAVHKLHNILEEQQLIFYE
- a CDS encoding DUF5518 domain-containing protein, whose amino-acid sequence is MKPLIKDAETKNNGELSSFFLGFSVGFLVIVFCGGFLPIIAHLAGGFLAGLIVGSGMRKGAFAGFLAGIAGGVMATMLLISGLVPLGEFVVGFVSEALDLAIRIVAILLNIFGVVVAAAGGLVGGLVRAIIETS
- a CDS encoding signal peptidase I — protein: MATATLKKLWKNEYFQTIITIFLILGIVFGFWYTVQFALNTEHPALAVVSTSMLPTLKVGDLIIVQGIPPEQIHANYLDGDIVVFRNKSKPEDLIVHRAVKIENTTSGYIIYTKGDNVPGEKDQFSPWPASLLVGKVVGKIPWVGNLALLMQSKANMYLFTIIIIIIIVLFLMFPFESEKEEKQGEKTETWKEKKLFGKISLSMVYLLVINILIITFIAFSLWGAFTFWQPGANPAQNVPIHGMYPDVEFHHDFSNVHEVYLISNFLTYTINANVSDGSHEGIRLGVATFSWAQAAIILLIVVDVWELMKFLRHKKKAKTVIEAQKPILTE